The stretch of DNA GGGCCAGCATGGCGCCGAACACGGCGATGAACAGCCAGAAGACCGAGATGATCAAGCCGAGCCGGCCCGACATGGGCAAGGACAGGAAAAAGCGCCAGAATGCGCGGGGGAAATGCAACAACCGCATCATGATTTGCGCAGCTTCGGATTGAATACGATTGTGAAGATGTCGGCGATCAGAAGCAGAAGCAGAAAGCAGACGCTGAAGAAAAGAACACAGAACTGAACCACAGGTAGGTCGCGGTTGCTGACCGCGTCAACGAACGTGCTGGCCAATCCAGGATAGGAAAAAATCGTCTCCACGATGATCACCCCGCCCAGCAGATAAGACAGGCTCAGCGCCATGGCGTTGGCGACGGGTCCGACCACATTGGGCATGGCGTGAGTAAGCACCACCCGCCGCAGCCTCAAGCCTTTGAGCATGGCCATCTCGATATACGCCGAATCGAGCTGGTTGATGAGCGCCGCGCGGGTCATGCGCACCATTTGCGCCATCACCACGAAGCAAAGCACCATGACCGGCAGGATATAGGCCTTGAGAAAGCCGGTCAGCGTGGATGTATCGGCGCTGAAGGAAAGCGCCGATACCCAGTGCAGCTTTACCGCAAACAGCATGACGGCCAGCGAAGCGACCAGGAATTCCGGCACGGCGACCACGGACATGGTCAAGATGCCCAATACGCGGTCCAGGCGGGAGCCTCGATAAATGGCCGAGACGATGCCGACGATCAACGCAATGGGTACCGAGACCGCGGTCGTCACGGCTGCCAGCGTCAGGGAGTTGACGATCCGATCCCCGACAATGGTCCGCACCGGAACGCCGCTGGCGTAGGAAATGCCGAAATTTCCCGTCGCCAGGCCGGCAAGCCAGCTGAAAAAACGGAACACTACAGGTTGGTCCAGGCCGAACTGCCTGCGCAGCGCCGCCACCGTTTCCGGCGTGGCGGATTGGCCCAGGGCTACCTGGGCCGCGTCGCCGGGAAGCAGGTTGGTCATGAAAAAGATCAGCGCGGACACGGCCAGCAGCGTCAATAAACCGACGCAGATGCGCCGGCCGACCATTTTCAGAACGTAGCGATTCATCACGGCGATTGGCCTCAAGCCTCGAGCCAGACGAACTCGGCGAACCGGTAGCCCATGAGCATGCCCATGGGATTGGATTCCAGCCCCTTGACCCGCCGGTCATAGCCGTCCAGGAAACTGATGAAAGCCGGGACGATCGTGCCGCAATGCTCGGCGATCAGGACTTGCATGTCGCCGTACATCTTCTTGCGTTTTGCATCGTCCGTTTCGCCGCGCGAGGCCACCAGAAGCTGATCGAACTGTGCATTCTTCCAGCCTGACTCGTTCCATCGCGCGGACGAGTAGTAGAACTGGGAGAACAGCATGTCCAGCGTCGGCCGCGGATTGATCGAGCCGTAGGACATGGGATGCTTCATCCAGTGCTGCGACCAGTAGCCGTCGTACGGCACGCGGCGCACATTGAGCTTCAAGCCGACCTGGTTGCCGGCCTGCTGCAGCAGTTGGGCTCCTTCCACCGACCCATCGATCGGCTCCGAACAGACCAGGTCGCCGCCCAGGCCCTGCAGCTTGCCCTTCTTGACATGGAACTTGGCGCGCTCCAGATCGTAGGGGCGCTGCGGCAGGTTGGCGGCGTAGTAAGGATGCCAGGGCGGCACGGGATGGTCGTTGGCAACGGTACCGTAGCCATGCAGCGCGGTCTTGACGATCTGCTCGCGCGGCTGCAGGTAGCGCATCGCGTCGACGAAATCGGCATTGTTGCCGGGAGCCTGGTCCACGCGCACGATCAAATCGGTATACATGCCGCTCTTGGTTTCCAGAATGGCATGCTTTTTCGATTGCTTGAGCCGGACAGCGTCGCTGGGCTGAACCGAGGCGACCAGTTGCAGGTCGCCGGCGAGCAGCCCATTCAGGCGCGCCGAGGCGTCGGTCAGCCCGAGCAGCTCGACCTCGTCCAGGTAAGGCTTTCCGGGCTTCCAGAAGTTGGGGTTGCGCACGCCCACCGTGCTGCGCGCGGGCGTGAACGACTTGCATTTGAACGGGCCCGTGCCGATGCCCTTGCTGAAATCCTTGGTTCCGTCCTGCACGATGAGAAAGGGCGAAGTGCCCAGGATCGAGGGAAGATCGACGTTGGGGGCCACCAGCACGATCTGCACCGTATGCGCATCGACGGCATTGATCTGGGCGAACTGATCTGCCAGCACTTTTGCCTGCGAGCCGGTTTCAGGCAGCTTATGGCGCGCCAGCGAAAACACCACGTCCTGGGCGGTCAGCGCCTTGCCATCGTGAAACGTCACGCCCTTGCGCAGCCGGAAGGTCCAGGTGATGCCATCCGGGCTGTCAAAGGATTCGGCCAGCGCGGGCTCGGCACGCATCTTGGCGCTCAGTTCCGTCAAGCCGCTGTAGAACATGAATTGGCGGATATAGTCGCCGGAGTTCGAACCCTTGGCCGGGTCCAGCGTGTCGGATACCGACGAATTGGCGGACGCCGCGCGCAGCTTGCCGCCGCGCTTGGGCATGGGCGCGGCTTGCGCGCTGGATATATCGCCCAGCACCAGCAGACCCGAGGCAGTGGAGGCAACGGCGCCCACGCCCATCATCTTGAGAATATCGCGACGCTTAACCGTGAAATTCGATGTCATGCTCATCTCCTTCAGAGAAATTGGCCATGCCCGGGCCGC from Bordetella sp. FB-8 encodes:
- a CDS encoding ABC transporter substrate-binding protein, which translates into the protein MTSNFTVKRRDILKMMGVGAVASTASGLLVLGDISSAQAAPMPKRGGKLRAASANSSVSDTLDPAKGSNSGDYIRQFMFYSGLTELSAKMRAEPALAESFDSPDGITWTFRLRKGVTFHDGKALTAQDVVFSLARHKLPETGSQAKVLADQFAQINAVDAHTVQIVLVAPNVDLPSILGTSPFLIVQDGTKDFSKGIGTGPFKCKSFTPARSTVGVRNPNFWKPGKPYLDEVELLGLTDASARLNGLLAGDLQLVASVQPSDAVRLKQSKKHAILETKSGMYTDLIVRVDQAPGNNADFVDAMRYLQPREQIVKTALHGYGTVANDHPVPPWHPYYAANLPQRPYDLERAKFHVKKGKLQGLGGDLVCSEPIDGSVEGAQLLQQAGNQVGLKLNVRRVPYDGYWSQHWMKHPMSYGSINPRPTLDMLFSQFYYSSARWNESGWKNAQFDQLLVASRGETDDAKRKKMYGDMQVLIAEHCGTIVPAFISFLDGYDRRVKGLESNPMGMLMGYRFAEFVWLEA
- a CDS encoding ABC transporter permease, with amino-acid sequence MNRYVLKMVGRRICVGLLTLLAVSALIFFMTNLLPGDAAQVALGQSATPETVAALRRQFGLDQPVVFRFFSWLAGLATGNFGISYASGVPVRTIVGDRIVNSLTLAAVTTAVSVPIALIVGIVSAIYRGSRLDRVLGILTMSVVAVPEFLVASLAVMLFAVKLHWVSALSFSADTSTLTGFLKAYILPVMVLCFVVMAQMVRMTRAALINQLDSAYIEMAMLKGLRLRRVVLTHAMPNVVGPVANAMALSLSYLLGGVIIVETIFSYPGLASTFVDAVSNRDLPVVQFCVLFFSVCFLLLLLIADIFTIVFNPKLRKS